From the Saccharomycodes ludwigii strain NBRC 1722 chromosome I, whole genome shotgun sequence genome, one window contains:
- the TAF13 gene encoding Taf13p (similar to Saccharomyces cerevisiae YML098W | TAF13 | TATA binding protein-Associated Factor) produces MSKRSRRSQFFNKELEMLLYVYGDIATPLPSTVKCMDEILTSYLVDLCADSRKVALHAKRNKVKLDDFKFALRRDPIKLGRVEEIVRLSKVINEAKRSINLPKADEIQEETFNNNEDAEEEEEEEEEEDDDEEEEGEEGLEEDLDVPHNGDNHGSNNNNEEGEKVRRTKISSNKKDEVNSPSTKQHQKDDDPPKKKRKRRRRTNNLTDSPSDTTKKRISKK; encoded by the coding sequence ATGTCAAAAAGATCTAGAAGAtcccaattttttaataaggAATTAgaaatgttattatatGTCTATGGGGATATAGCAACACCATTACCATCAACGGTCAAATGTATGGATGAGATTTTAACTTCCTATTTAGTCGATTTATGTGCAGACTCTCGTAAGGTTGCATTGCATGCCAAGAGAAATAAAGTCAAGCTAGATGATTTCAAATTTGCATTAAGACGAGATCCAATAAAATTAGGTAGAGTTGAAGAAATTGTTCGACTAAGCAAAGTGATCAATGAAGCAAAAAGGTCAATTAATTTACCCAAAGCAGATGAAATACAAGAAGAAActttcaacaacaatgaaGATGctgaggaagaagaagaagaagaagaggaagaagatgatgatgaggaagaagaaggggAGGAAGGACTGGAAGAAGACCTTGATGTACCTCATAACGGTGATAATCatggtagtaataataataatgaagaaggagaaaaaGTACGTAGGACAAAGATCAGCAGCAATAAAAAGGATGAAGTTAACAGCCCCTCAACAAAACAACATCAAAAAGATGATGACCcaccaaagaaaaaaaggaaaagaagaagaagaacaaataatttaacaGACAGCCCATCGGATACTACGAAAAAACgaatatcaaaaaagtAG
- the SPO24 gene encoding Spo24p (similar to Saccharomyces cerevisiae YPR036W-A | SPO24 | SPOrulation) gives MAFLKLTSEIDQQPFVIPNLSPVSTPNSSRKSSDAGLGANIFPRAKNFDGIVNNASGRRRTSLPLL, from the coding sequence atggcctttttaaaattaacttCAGAGATTGATCAACAACCATTTGTTATCCCAAATTTGTCACCTGTTTCGACACCTAACTCATCAAGAAAAAGTAGCGATGCTGGTCTAGGTGCAAATATATTCCCACGTGCTAAGAACTTTGATGGTATAGTTAACAATGCTTctggaagaagaagaactTCCCTACCACTTCTATAA
- the ERO1 gene encoding ER oxidoreductin (similar to Saccharomyces cerevisiae YML130C | ERO1 | ER Oxidation or Endoplasmic Reticulum Oxidoreductin), translated as MNMKILNKSVVLLSLLPFLTLVSASENVTANDTEVTDESKNNFCRIDKDENVGATCDITFKEINEINGKIRPELLNIVHSDFFKYFKLDLYSQCPFWNDNNGYCVNRACAVDVIEDWDKLPSYWQPEVLGELDKSGSEETSLDTQDEFLNHLCDNKGPNKNIRATTNTNNYGLVGKQDIEYCDVDEFSKKTAALVDLTANPERFTGYGGEQSSLIWSSIYKENCFIDNKNKNDTSDNQCLAKKVFFRLISGLHASIAVHLSNDYLNTETGKWGPNLELFMARVGNFPERVANIYFNYAIVSKAIYKISPFLENLDFCNDYDEKTKERIMHIASNLNTKIFNEDLLFQDDLTSEFKDQFRSRFKNVTRIMDCVHCDRCRLWGKVQTTGYATSLKILFEMDDQDASSVVNNLTKYELIALFNTFDRISQSVQSINNFEKLYYKKINSNNVFANLFSKNNFFKMLQSFVSNVSNKSEKVLVNTGANTVNTRDDKDVTPADAFKDIKMPATKNRKPTSENNIKNRWHQAFETEWHNYKEAVRFILRSYADLPRNVYNIIVRKVSSIWNSFVGVDNYLPVQDSNPNVYTLDFH; from the coding sequence atgaatatgaaaatattaaataagtcagtggtattattatcctTATTACCGTTTCTCACTCTAGTAAGTGCATCAGAAAATGTCACTGCCAATGATACCGAAGTAACCGACGaaagcaaaaataatttttgtaggattgataaagatgaaaatgttGGTGCCACCTGTGATATAACGTTTAAAGAGATTAACGAAATTAATGGGAAAATAAGACCGGAATTGTTGAATATTGTGCATAgtgattttttcaaatattttaaactaGACTTATATTCTCAGTGTCCATTTTggaatgataataatggatATTGTGTGAATAGAGCATGTGCTGTTGACGTTATTGAAGATTGGGACAAATTGCCAAGTTATTGGCAACCTGAGGTTTTGGGTGAATTAGATAAAAGTGGTTCAGAAGAAACTTCCTTAGACACACAAgatgaatttttaaatcatttatGTGATAATAAAGGACCTAACAAGAATATACGGGCCACtactaataccaataacTATGGATTAGTTGGGAAACAAGATATTGAGTATTGCGATGTTGAtgaattttccaaaaagaCTGCAGCTTTGGTTGACTTAACAGCCAATCCAGAGAGATTTACCGGGTATGGTGGTGAACAATCCTCGTTGATCTGGTCATCAatttataaagaaaattgttttattgataaCAAGAATAAGAATGATACTAGTGATAACCAATGTTTGgctaaaaaagtttttttcaGATTAATATCTGGTCTACATGCTTCTATTGCTGTTCATTTATCTAATGATTACTTGAATACGGAAACTGGTAAGTGGGGGCCCAACTTGGAGTTATTCATGGCCAGAGTTGGTAATTTTCCCGAAAGAGTTGCCAATATTTACTTTAATTATGCTATAGTTTCCAAGGctatttacaaaatttctccctttttggaaaatttggatttttgtaatgattatgatgaaaaaaccaaagaaaGGATAATGCACATAGCTTCCAATTTGAAtactaaaatttttaatgagGATCTATTATTCCAAGACGATTTGACTTCGGAATTTAAGGACCAATTTAGATCCcgttttaaaaatgttaccAGAATTATGGATTGTGTTCATTGTGACAGATGTAGATTATGGGGGAAAGTGCAAACCACTGGATATGCAAcaagtttaaaaatattatttgagATGGATGATCAAGACGCATCAAGCGTGGTTAATAACCTAACAAAATACGAGTTAATTGCGTTGTTTAATACATTTGACAGAATATCACAATCTGTCCAatctattaataattttgaaaaattatactACAAGAAAATCAACAGTAATAATGTATTTGCCAATCTTTTCtccaaaaacaattttttcaaaatgttGCAAAGTTTCGTATCAAACGTATCtaataaaagtgaaaaagTGCTCGTCAATACTGGTGCCAACACAGTTAATACTAGGGATGATAAGGATGTTACACCGGCTGACGCTTTCAAAGACATTAAAATGCCAGCTACTAAGAATCGCAAGCCAACTAGTGAAAATAACATCAAGAATAGGTGGCATCAGGCTTTTGAAACGGAATGGCATAACTATAAAGAAGCAGTTAGGTTCATTTTGCGTAGCTACGCCGATTTACCCAGAaatgtttataatataattgtTAGGAAGGTTAGTTCAATTTGGAATTCATTTGTTGGTGTGGATAATTATCTTCCAGTTCAAGATTCTAATCCTAATGTTTATACATTAGATTTCCATTAA
- the ERG13 gene encoding hydroxymethylglutaryl-CoA synthase (similar to Saccharomyces cerevisiae YML126C | ERG13 | ERGosterol biosynthesis) — MTESATKKQKVIDQPPRPQNIGIKGIEIYIPSQCVNQAELEKYDGVSSGKYTIGLGQTNMAFVNDREDIYSMALTACSKLLKNYNIDPNKIGRIEVGTETLIDKSKSIKSVLTQLFPDNHDTEGIDTINACYGGTSALFNSLNWIESSAWDGRDAIVVCGDIAIYDKGAARPTGGAGTVALWIGPDAPIVFDSVRGSYMEHAYDFYKPDFTSEYPYVDGHFSLTCYVKALDQSYKAYSRKAIAKGLVEEGSAAGAEALNTPKYFDYNCFHVPTCKLVVKSYGRLLYNDFRAKQSLYPDVDASFATEDYDKSLTDKVLEKTFVNVAKNLHKERVAPSLIVPTNTGNMYTASVFSSLTSLLSYVGNDKLQNKRIGLFSYGSGLAASLYSCKVVGNIQKIIDVLDVDNKLKDRKVCSPEEYEAALSLREAAHLKKNFKPTGSIENIKQGVYYLTEIDDKFKRSYAIKK, encoded by the exons ATGACCGAATCAGCAACcaagaaacaaaaagttATCGATCAACCACCACGTCCTCAAAACATTGGTATTAAGGGtattgaaatatatattccaTCACAG TGCGTCAATCAAGctgaattagaaaaataCGATGGGGTTTCCAGTGGTAAGTACACTATTGGTTTAGGTCAAACCAATATGGCATTTGTTAATGATAGAGAAGATATTTATTCCATGGCCTTGACTGCTTGttctaaattattaaaaaattacaacaTCGATCCCAATAAAATTGGTAGAATTGAGGTTGGTACAGAAACTTTGATTGATAAATCTAAATCCATTAAATCTGTTTTGACTCAATTGTTCCCAGATAACCACGATACTGAAGGTATTGATACCATTAACGCTTGTTATGGTGGTACAAGCGCtttattcaattctttAAACTGGATTGAATCTTCCGCTTGGGATGGTCGTGATGCTATTGTTGTTTGTGGTGATATCGCTATTTATGATAAAGGTGCCGCCAGACCAACTGGTGGTGCTGGTACCGTTGCTTTGTGGATTGGTCCGGATGCTCCAATTGTTTTTGACAGTGTTAGAGGTTCCTATATGGAACATGCTTATGACTTCTACAAGCCTGATTTCACCTCTGAATACCCATATGTCGATGGCCATTTCTCTTTAACTTGTTATGTTAAAGCTTTAGATCAGTCTTACAAAGCCTATTCTAGAAAAGCTATTGCTAAAGGGTTGGTTGAAGAAGGATCTGCTGCTGGTGCAGAAGCTTTAAACACACCAAAATACTTTGACTACAATTGTTTTCATGTTCCAACTTGTAAATTAGTTGTTAAGTCCTACGGTAGATTGTTGTACAACGATTTCAGAGCCAAGCAATCATTGTATCCAGATGTTGACGCCAGTTTTGCCACAGAAGATTATGATAAGTCGCTGACTGATAAAGTCTTGGAAAAGACTTTTGTAAATGTTGCCAAAAACTTACACAAAGAAAGAGTAGCACCATCGTTAATTGTTCCAACCAATACAGGTAATATGTATACTGCATCGGTATTTTCGTCATTGACTTCATTACTTTCCTATGTCGGTAACGATAAGTTACAAAACAAACGTATTGGTTTATTCTCATACGGTTCTGGTTTGGCTGCTAGTTTATATTCTTGTAAAGTTGTTGGTAACATCCAAAAGATCATTGATGTATTAGatgttgataataaattgaaagaCAGAAAGGTTTGTAGTCCAGAAGAATACGAGGCTGCTTTATCCTTAAGAGAAGCTGCtcatttgaaaaagaatttcAAACCAACTGGGTCTATTGAGAACATCAAACAAGGTGTTTATTACTTAACCGAAATTGATGATAAGTTCAAAAGATCCTatgctattaaaaaataa